The window CTCTCAACTGTCTTTGCATCCGCTGTCAAAGCCTCAAGCCGTTTCTCAAGCCTATCGATGGTCTGGGGGAGTTCCCGGAGATTCCTCCTCGCTAAAAACTGCTCATCCGCATGGGATCTTCGCAGAACCGCGAGCTTTTGTAGCTCGGCATCAGCTTCTGCAAGCGTCAGCACCGCAGGATTCCCCGAAGCAATTGCTTTGACTTCGGCGTAGCTCAGCTCCTGGCCCCCGATGTCCTCTGCTCTACGGACTCCAGATTCCCCCGTCATTACTTGATTGATAAAACGTGCTTTAGTTTCTAACGCTTGCCACATATACGCGTCGAAGCTTCCTTCGGTGACATACCGGTAGATCGAGACCTCCGCGTTCTGATTCCCCTGACGGAGGATTCTCCCGTCACGTTGTTCGACCTCGGCCGGCTTCCAAGGCGCGTCCAAATGGTGCATCGCAACCAAGCGCTTCTGGACGTTGGTTCCCGTTCCTAACTTTGCTGTACTCCCAAGAAGAACCCGCACCGAACCGTTTCTACTTTCTCGAACAACGCCTGCTTCTTCGCGTCTGAATCTGCCTCACCGATAGACACGATCTGTTCCCGTGGAATACCCCGAGCAATGAGCTTCTTTGTGACCTCGTCATAAGCCGAAAACCCCCAGGACGTGGGATTCACCCCGATGTCTGAGAAGATCATCTGCGTTCCCCGTGAACCAGACGTTTTCTGCCAGATGGCGAAGACGTTCTCCACCAGGGCGTTGATTTTCGAGCCAGGGAAATCCTCTGCATTCGGAGAGATCATCCTGGCATCCAGGGCAAGCTTTCTGCCATCGGTAGTAATCGCGAGGGCGTTGTCCTCCCTGGGGTCCACTTTGGTACTCCGGATGCGTTCGTATCTCTCAACCAGCTTCTGCTGGATCTCAGATTGCTCGTCGGACATTGGGCAAGCGACGACCTGGGCCTTTCCACCCTCAAGCTTTGGTCGTGGTAAATCCAGCATGTCCGTAGTCTGCACGTCTGAAAACGCCCGGAACATCTGCTGGAGTTCAGGAAGATTCACGAACTTTGCAAAGCGACTTCTTGGCTTCAGAGTTTGCCCATCCGGCGAAATCTCCATCGTCTCGACCACTTCCCCAAAAGTGGCTGCCCAGGCATCAAAGTGTTCGATACCCCGGTCTCGTAATCCCTCGGGATCGAAGTACCTCTGGAGGGTGTAAAGCTCGACCATCGAGTTACTCACTGGAGTTCCAGAGGCTCCAGTAAGCCCATGCCCAGGGTGTTGCTCGTGGAGGTACTGCGATTTCATGAAGAGATCGAAAGCTCGCTCTGATCCACCTGTCTGAATCCCCGCGACGCGATCCATCTTCGAGGCAAGCTCCATGTTCTTAAATTGTTGAAATTCATCAATAAATATGTGGTCCACCCCTAGTTCATCGAACACCAAACTATCATCTTTTTTGTCGCTCGCGAGCAAATCCGTCAGCTTCGCTTCTCTGGCGGCTTTCTGTTTTTCGAGCGTCTTGATGATGTTCCTGTTCTTGCCTTTTTCAGCCGCGCGGTCACAAAGCAACTCCTCGTACTCGGCGATCTGCTTCCGCAGGAACCTCTCTTGAAAGTCTCGGGACATCCCAATTCTCTCAAAACTGGAATGAGTCACGATGATCGCATCCCAATTCCCAGAAGCGATCTTTGCAGTGAGGAACTTCCTCCGCTCTTTGGTGAAGTCGTCCTTGGTGGCAACCAAGAGCTTCGCGTTGGGGTAGAACTGCTGGAACTCTCGGGCGAACTGCTCAAGAAGGTGATTTGGGACTGCGATAAGGCTTTTCTTCGCCAAGCCTGCTTGTTTCAGCTTCATCGCGCCAGCGGAGCACGCGCCCGTCTTACCGGCCCCAACCGCATGAGCTAAAAGGGTATTTCCTCCAGACATGATCCTCCACACCGCGTCCTTCTGATGCTGGCGGAGCGTGAGAGCCTGAGACATTCCTGGAAAATCCAGGTGCGACCCATCAAACTGACGAGGACGAAGATTATTGAAGCTGTCGTTGTAAAGCCGAACCAAACGCTCCGTTCTGTCGGGATCGGTGAATACCCAGCTTTTGAACTGCTCCTTGATCGCCCGTTGTTTTTCCTTTGCCGCGAGCGTCGCTTCTTGGTTCACCACCCGCTTGTCCGGGTCAGAAGGGTCCGGGTCATAAATGACCGGCGATTTCATGTTGAGCGCGAGCCCGAGCAACCAAATGCCGCTGGCTCGTGAAGTCCCGTAATCGGCTGTCACCGCAACCGACCGTTCAGCAGAATAGTCTCCTTCCACGGACCACACCGCATCTTTCGCGAGATGCCCGATCGTGATCGAATCCGGCTCCACGCGGAACAACTCGGTCGCAAAGGCCTGAATGTCAGAGACGGGAATCCACGGCGCGCCGAGGTTGGCGTCGATATCACCCGGGAGAACATCCTCGGGTTGAACGGCTTTTAAGGCTTCGATGTTCCGTTCGATCCCGGATTTCTCCGCGGCTACCAGCTTCGCACGGACATTCCCCGACAGGTAAGCGTCGGCGGTCTCCCAGGTCTTCGTTTCTGGATCATGGAAAATCAGGTCGCCTAATTCAGCGATAACCAGGTTTACGCTTTTACCGTAAAGCTTGGAAATGAGTTCCAAATCAACCGCTCCGCGCTGGTCGAGGGAAACAAGCAATCCCTCCTCGGCGCTGGTAACGGAAGTGATCGGCGGTG is drawn from Fimbriiglobus ruber and contains these coding sequences:
- a CDS encoding DEAD/DEAH box helicase family protein; protein product: MSQVQYSLQFTSISSTNESEPTHIPVMAKSKVNPSLFDSELPPEERSRTFAERFTPPSAKPFTEKVRSSRPSLFDDVNDEQEIRDEPLALPPPASVESVEPVIASGEKAKAKDILAAIWVLQAIERERRPATSGEKEILGRFPGFGAVALSMFPNPITGEYKDSGWKTFGEELRRLLNADEYESARRTVFNAFYTSPTVIKAMHQALKRLGVPEDALVLEPGCGTGSFISLAPEGMRFIGVEQDSISGRIARARNPGQDIRIQDFQKTRLPELDAVIGNVPFADIRLDYHGQKLALHDFFIAKSVDSLKPGGVLALVTSHYTLDKQNAAIREYVADRADFLGAIRLPSDAFKKEGTSVVTDIVFVRKRSLDEPPRHIDPDWLKTEPTEIEGTTVPINRYFLNHPENVLGAYSSKDSLYGSGYSVVSNGDLAEQLRQAIHRLPEVKPPSRRDLEVNSAEIPHKAVLNSPIAQFAPPPPEKHTSEGSFFVHDSRIHQMVDGQTVPVVYGGSELWAHGGLVGRRMGALIGLRDLARRVLQSQNEGWPESARNDARRKLNQAYDAFKSAFGPINKTTISENKDGTQIRRMPNIVKFREDPDAMLVMALEEYDEQSGTAAKAPIMQRDVVGKTPPITSVTSAEEGLLVSLDQRGAVDLELISKLYGKSVNLVIAELGDLIFHDPETKTWETADAYLSGNVRAKLVAAEKSGIERNIEALKAVQPEDVLPGDIDANLGAPWIPVSDIQAFATELFRVEPDSITIGHLAKDAVWSVEGDYSAERSVAVTADYGTSRASGIWLLGLALNMKSPVIYDPDPSDPDKRVVNQEATLAAKEKQRAIKEQFKSWVFTDPDRTERLVRLYNDSFNNLRPRQFDGSHLDFPGMSQALTLRQHQKDAVWRIMSGGNTLLAHAVGAGKTGACSAGAMKLKQAGLAKKSLIAVPNHLLEQFAREFQQFYPNAKLLVATKDDFTKERRKFLTAKIASGNWDAIIVTHSSFERIGMSRDFQERFLRKQIAEYEELLCDRAAEKGKNRNIIKTLEKQKAAREAKLTDLLASDKKDDSLVFDELGVDHIFIDEFQQFKNMELASKMDRVAGIQTGGSERAFDLFMKSQYLHEQHPGHGLTGASGTPVSNSMVELYTLQRYFDPEGLRDRGIEHFDAWAATFGEVVETMEISPDGQTLKPRSRFAKFVNLPELQQMFRAFSDVQTTDMLDLPRPKLEGGKAQVVACPMSDEQSEIQQKLVERYERIRSTKVDPREDNALAITTDGRKLALDARMISPNAEDFPGSKINALVENVFAIWQKTSGSRGTQMIFSDIGVNPTSWGFSAYDEVTKKLIARGIPREQIVSIGEADSDAKKQALFEKVETVRCGFFLGVQQS